AGCCCAGCGGACCGGCCTGGCCGCAGTTGATCCAGCGGCGCGGGCCGTAGACGTGCAGGAACTGCGCCCCGGCGATCTGCGACAGGCCGATGGTGGACACATAGATCGTGTCGCGGCCGAACGCCGCGTTCATTTCCTCGTAGACGCGCTGCGGCTTGATCGGCACGTTGTCGAAATCCGTCCGGCGCCGCATCAGCCGCTTGCGCTCGGCGCAGCGCGCCGCCCACTCCGTGTAGTCGCGCAGCCGGCCGGCGGCCTTGCGCTCGCGCGCCACCTCGATGAACAGCGCCAGCGCCGCCCCGGCGTCCGACACGATGCCCAGGTCCGGGTTGAAGACGCGTCCGATCTGCGTGGGCTCGATATCCACGTGCACGAACTTCCTGCCGCGCACATAGGTCTCGACGGAACCGGTGTGGCGGTTGGCCCAGCGGTTGCCCAGGCCCAGCACGAAATCGCTGGCCAGCAGCGTGGCGTTGCCGTAGCGGTGGCTGGTCTGCAGGCCGCACATGCCGGCCATCAGCGGATGGTCGTCGGGTATCGCGCCCCAGCCCATCAGCGTGGGGATGACCGGCACGCCGGTCAGTTCGGCCAGCTCCACCAGCTGCGCGGACGCGTCGGCGTTGATGACGCCGCCGCCGGCCACGATCAGGGGCCGGTCGGACGCGGCCAGCATGTCCAGCGCCTTCTCGACCTGCTTGCGCGTGGCGCGGGGCTGGTACACCGGCAAGGGCTCGTAGGTGTCGATATCGAAATCGATCTCGGCCATCTGCACGTCGAAGGGCAGGTCCACCAGCACCGGGCCGGGGCGGCCCGAGCGCATCAGGTGAAAGGCCTGCTGCAGCACGCGCGGCACCAGCGCCGGCTCGCGCACGGTGACCGCCCACTTGGTCACCGGCTTGGCGATGGACTCGATATCCACCGCCTGGAAGTCCTCCTTGTACAGGCGGGCGCGCGGCGCCTGGCCGGTGATGCACAGGATGGGGATGCTGTCGGCGCTGGCCGAGTACAGCCCCGTGATCATGTCGGTGCCGGCCGGCCCCGAGGTGCCGATGCACACGCCGATATTGCCGGCCTGGGCGCGGGTATAGCCCTCGGCCATGTGCGAGGCGCCCTCGACGTGGCGCGCCAGCACGTGGGCGATGCTCTGCCGCTCGCGCAGGGCCGCGTAGAACGGGTTGATGGCGGCGCCCGGCACGCCGAACGCCTGCGTGACGTTTTCCTTTTCAAGAACCAGCACGGCGGCCATTGCCGCCCTCATCTTGGCCATGCGCATCTCCTGCGGTGCCGACTAGGGGTGGGACAGATGGTCCCAAGTCGGGCCCGGCGACGGAAGACGGGTATGGCGAATGACGCATATTCCATGGTGGAATACCGGATCGAAGGCGACTCGGACTCTAATCGCGACATGGATCGGATCAAAGCGCTACGCCTGTTCACCCGGGTGGTGGACCTGGGCTCCTTCAGCCGCGCGGCGCTCGAGCTGGGCATCGGCCAGCCCGCGGCGACCAAGCAGGTCGCCCGCATGGAGCAGGAACTCGGCGCGCGCCTGCTGCATCGGTCCACGCATGGCGTGTCGCCCACCGACGTCGGCATCCGCTACTACGAGAAATGCAAGCTCATCGTGCACCACGACGAGGAAGCTCGCTCCGTGGCCGCGCTGACGCAGTCGCAGGTTCAAGGAACGCTGCGCATCAGCACCTCGGTCGCCTTCGGCCGCCGCGTGCTGGCGCCGATGGTGCTGGACTTCATGCGCGACCATGCGCTGCTGACGGTGGACCTGAGCTTCGACGACCGCTACGTCAATCTGGTCGAGCAGGGCGTGGACGTGGCGGTGCGCATGGGCCGGCTGGCCGATTCCTCGCTGGGCGCGACCTACCTGGGCAACAGCCCCTGGGTCGTGGTCGCGTCGGCCGCTTACCTGGAACGGCGCGGCGCGCCCGTCCGGCCCGAAGCGCTGGCCGATCACGAGGCGCTGGTCTACAGCACCGCGCAGGGCGACGCCATCTGGCATTTCGCCGGCGGCGGCGCGCAGACCCTGGCCATTCCGGTGAGGGAACGGCTGCGCTCGAACAACCTGTCCGTGCTGTTGGGCGCCGCCCGCGACGGTTTCGGCATCGCCGTGCTGCCGCGCTATGTGGCCGACGAAGACCTGCGCCGGGGCGCCATCCTGCCGCTGCTGGAGGACTGGCGCCTGCCCGGCCAGGAGATCCACGCGGTGTATCCGTCGCCGCGCATGGTGCCGGCCAAGGTGCGGGAACTGGTCGCGTGGCTGAAGGGCAGGTTCAGGGACGAGTGGTGGCGCGCGGACGTGCGCGGCGCGGCGGCTGGCCCCGCAGCCGCAGCAGGCATAGTCCGGGGCAGTTGAAACAACGCCTGGAGCATCGATGGCTGGATTGGACGACACGCGCGGCGCCGGCGCGGGCGGGATTCGCGCAAGCGGGGGAGGCGCGGCCGGCGCTCACGCCGTCGGGCAAGGCGGAGATGAGCGTGAGCTATTGCGTCGAACTGCGAGCGCGAGTCGCTTGGCCGGCCGGCAGGAGGCGCGATTTCAAGGGCGAGCGCGCGGCTACACGGCGGCAATTCCCGTCTTGCCGGACGCCGGCGCGCTCGTCGCCGGGGCGGGCGCCGACACGATCGACCGCAGCGGCGGGTCGGCGGGCTTGAGCGCATGCAGGTCCGGTCTCGGGCGTTGCAGCTCGGCGATGCCGGAGAATGCCTGCTCCATGCCCAGCGCGGCGGCCAGCACCTCGCGGTCTCCCCGGAAGCGGCCCACGATCTGCAGGCCGAAGGGCATGCCGTGCCCGTCGCGGCCGCAGGGCAGCGTGAGCGCGGGGTGGGTGGTCAGCGTGATGACGTAGGTCAGCGCCAGCCAGCGGTAGTAGTTCTCCTGGGGCCGGCCGTTGATGGCTTGCGCGTACAGCTGGGTCCAGGGGAAGGGCGAGACGGGCGTGGTGGGCGTGAAGATCAGGTCGTAGTCTTCGTAGACGCGCTGGAAGCGCTTGATCAGGCGGGTCTGCTCTGCCTGGGCCCAGGCGCAGTCCTTCAGGCTCATCGCCGCGCCCATCTCGAAATTGGCGCGCGGGTTGGGGCCCAGGCTGGCGGGGTCCTTTTCATAGGCGTCGCGCATGCCGGCCACGAAGGCTTCCGCGCGCAGGATGTCGAAGCAGCGGTGGGCGTCGCCGAAGTCGATGTCCACCGGATCGCAGGCGGCGAACAGATGCCGCATGGCCGCGATCTTGGCGCGGAAGGCGACGCGGATGTCGTCGTCGAGGTCGCACAGGCCCAGGTCCTCGCTGTAGCCGATGCGCAGGCGGCCCAGATCGGCGGCGGTGGGCGCCAGGAACTGCAGCGGGTCCAGCGGATAGCTGAGCGGATCGCCCGCGTCCGGGCCGGCGCTGGCCGCCATCTGCAGGCAGGCATCGGCCACGGTGCGGCCCATGGGGCCGACCACGGAGATCGGCGTCCAGCCCAGCAGCTTGCGCACGCTGGGCACCACGCCGGGCGAGGGACGAAAGCCCACCACGCCGCATTTCGCGGCGGGAATGCGCAGCGAGCCGCCGGTATCCGAGCCGGTGCAGACGGGCAGCATGTCGCAGGCCAGCGCGGCCGCCGAACCGCCGGAGGAACCGCCGGCATTCAGGTTGGGATTGAAGGGATTGCCGGTGGCGCCCCAGACCGCGTTGCGCGAGTTCGCGCCCGCGCCCATTTCCGGCACGTTGGTCTTGGCGGCGACGATGGCGCCGGCGCGGCGCAGGCGCGCCACCAGGGTCACGTCCTCGGCGGGGATGTGGTCGCGGTATATCGGCGAACCGTAGGTGGTGAGCAGGCCGGCCGTGGGCTCCAGATCCTTGACGCCCAGGGGCAGGCCATGCAGCAGGCCCAGCGCCTCGCCGGCCATCACCGCGCGCTCGGCGGCGCGCGCCTCTTGCCGAGCGCGTTCGAAGGCGGTCGCGGTGACGGCGTTGACGTAGGGGTTGACGGCCTCGATGCGGGCGATGCAGGCCTCCAGCAGTTCCACGGGGGAAAGCTGGCGGGCGCCGATCAGGCGCCGCAGCGCCACCGCCGTCAGGCCGACCAGCGAGTCGTCCAGGGGCATGGGTTTCTTCCTTCAGTCGAGTTTGATGTTGGCGCGCTGGGCGAGTTCGCGCATCAGCGGCAGCTCTTTCCGGATCAGGGCCTCGCCGGCGGCGCTGTCGGAAAAGGCCGGTTCGAAGCCCTGGGCTTCGAGACTCTTGCGCACGTCCGGCGCTTCGACGACCGTGCGCAGCGCGGTTTCGAGTCGGTTCTTGACGTCCGCGGGCAGGCCGCGCGGGGCGGCGAACATCAGCCAGGTGTCCATGACGACCGAGGGATAGCCTTGCTCGGCGAAGGTGGGCACGTCGGGCAGGAACGTCGACCGGCCGGGGGCCGATATGGCGAGCACGCGCACCTTGCCCAGTTTGCTCTGCGGCAGCGCGGCAGCCACCGTGTCGATCGAGAACGGGATCTGGCCGCCGATCAGGTCGGTCATCGCCGGGGCGCTGCCCTTGTAGGGCACGTGCGTCATCTCGATGCCGGCGACGGCCAGGAAGGCTTCGCCCACGAAATGCGAGGTGGTGCCCGCGCCATAGGAGCCGTAGGCCGGCCGTTCGGCACCGCGCGCCTTGACGTAGGCGATCAGTTCCTTGAGATCCTTGACCGGCACGTGGGGATTGGCCAGCAGCGCAAGCCCGGTGCGACCGGCGATGCCGATGGGTTCGAAGCTCTGCACGGGATCGTAGGGCAGCTTGCTCTGGATTGCAGGATTGACGGTGAAGGTGGTGCCTGACGTCACCAGCAGCGTATAGCCGTCCGGCGCGGCCTTGGCGACGTAGCCGGCGCCGATCGCGGTGCCCGCGCCGGCGCGGTTCTCCACCACGATGGTCTGGCCGAGCTGCTGCCCGAGTTTTTGCGCGATGACGCGGCCCAGCGCGTCCGTGGCGCCGCCGGGCGGGAACGGCACCACCAGCGTGATCGGCCGGCTCGGGTAGGCTGGTTGGGCGTCGGCGGGCATGGCAAGCGCGAGGGCGCCGGCGAGAGTGGCGCCGAGACCGAGGGTAAGCAGGGTTGTCTTCATGATCGTGCTCGCAGAGGGGGGGGGACCCGGCGGAGCCTGGGCTGGCCGGCGGCGGATCCATCGCGTCATTGACCGATGTCATCCTAGGCGTGCGCTCTGTGTTGCAGCAATATGAATTGCTAGAATCATTCATTGCGAAAAACGCAAAAGATGCGGGTAAATACCTATGAACGCGCAAGTCTTGCAGGAAATGGCGGTCCGCTACTTTCTGGAAGTCGCCCGCTGCGGTTCGGTTAGCGTCGCGGCGGAACGGCTGGATGTGGCGCCTTCCGCGGTCAGCCGGCAGATCGCGCGGCTCGAGCGCGAGCTGGGCACGCTGCTGTTCGAGCGGCGCGCGCGCGGGATGATGCTGAACGCCGCTGGCGAACTGCTGGCCGCGCACGCCAAGCGGGCGCATCAGGACATGGAACGCGTGGCGGGTGAGATCGCCGGCCTGCGCGGACTGCGGCGAGGGCTGGTCAGGATCGCCTGCACCGAGGGCTTCGCGCATGATTTCGTGCCGGGGGCCATCGCGGCCTTTCACGAACAGCACGCCGGGATCCGGTACACGGTGGATGTCTGCTCGCAGCGCGAGGTACCGCAGCGCGTGCGCGACGGCACCGTGGACATCGGCATCACGCTCAGCCTGGTTTCTCATCGCGACGTGCGGGTGGAGTGGCGCATGGCGGCGCCGGTGCGGGCAGTGGTGGCCGCCGGCCATCCGCTGGCACGGCAGGCCGAGCTGTCGCTGGCGCAGCTGATGGCTTATCCGCTGGCCGTTCCCCACGCCGAATCCACGCTGCGTCAATTGATCGATATCAGCTGCAGCCGCCAGCAGCTGCAATTCGAGCCGGTGTTTTCCAGCGGCAGCGTCAATGCCTTGGTGGCCTTCGCGGCGGCGGGCGGCGGCGTGGCGTTCTGCGGGGAGCTGGCGATACGCCATCGCCTGCGCTGGAGCCAGGTGGCGGCGGTGCCGCTGCGCGACCGCGAGATGAACGAGCGCCATTTCGAGGTGCAGACGCTGGCCGGACGCGTGCTGCCGGAGGCAGTCACGGCCTTCGTCGCCAGCCTGCGGCAGCGGCTGGAAGCGGACACCGCGTGGGAAGGCGCGGACCGGGGGGCCGCGTAGTCGTTGCACGGGCCATGACGATGCCGGGCCGAGACCGGCTATCCGGCCGCGTTGCTCAGCCGCCCGTCCCGAACGTCACCACATCCTCCGACCGTCGTCCCAGCGCGGACAGCAGGCCGTCCAGCGCCGCGCGTTCGGCCACGTCCGCCTTGGGGGCATAGGTCGCGCGCCCCTGGAACTTCGCGCCGCGCGGGCTCAGGCTGCCCTGGCCGCTGACGTCCAGCAAGCCGCTTTCCGTGCTCAAGGCCAGCGCGCCGCCGGACTTGCCATCGCCCTGCAGGCGCAACACGTAGCTGCCCACCGGATTGACCGGCGCCAGCGCGGTGGCGGCGTCGCGCCAGCGCAGTTCGGCCAATGGCCCGGCGGGCAGGCGGCCGCCCAGCGGCAGCGTCTGCCACTTGAGTTCCAGCGTGCCTTGCGGCGCCAGCGTGTTCCAGGGCGAGCCCAGCGCCGACAGCGCGGCGGCCGGCGCGCGCAGCGACTGCGCCGACAGCGTGGCGCCGGTCCAGCCGGGGCTCAGCCGCAGCGGGCCTTGCAGCCAGGGATGGCGCAGTTCCATTTCCAACGTGCGCCAATGCCATTGCCATTGCAGGGCCTGCGGCAGCACGCGGCGCGCGCCGGGCGGACCCAGCGCGATCCAGGCGCTGCCGTTCCAGATGGTGCCGCCGGCGTCGGCCAGGCTGACGATGCCGCCTTGCGGCGCGGCCAGCAGCAGCCAGCGGGCGGGCAGCGCGGACAGCGCCGCCAGCAGCGCGGCGACGGAACAGGCCAGGGCCAGGATGAGGCCGCGCCGGGACGGGCGGGGCAGGATCATCAGGATGCCTGCCCGGCGGCGGGCGCGAGCGTGACGCGGCCGTTGACCAGGCCCGGCAGCGGGCGGCCATGGGGATTGGCGGCGCGCTCCAGTTCCGCGCCGGCCACCGTCAGGCCCCAGTCGCGGCTGGCGCCATCGAGCCAGTTCATCAGCACCGACGACGGCGCCTGGCGCACGGTCAGGACCAGCGTGGGGGATTTGCCTTCGGCCGGTTCCAGCTTCCATTGCTCGGCCAACAGGCCCGCGCGCGTCAGGCTGGCGGCCAGCTCCTCGGCGGCGGGCATGGCGCTGGAGGCGGCGGGGGCGCGGCGGCGCAGCAGGTCGGCCTGGGCGGTCAGGTCGGCCACCTGCGCGGCCTGGGCGCGCAGCTTCGGCAGCTCGTCGCGGTATTGATTCAGCGTCTTCAACGGCGGCTCGATCAGCAGGGTCCAGACCAGCGCGGCGCCCAGCACGGCGCCGGCGCACAGGACCAGCCGGCGTTCGCGCGGCGCCAGCGCCTGCCAGCCTTGGCGGGCGCGGTGGACGGCGGGGGCGTAGCGTTGCTGGCTGGCGCGCCAGGAAGCGTGGAGTTTGTCGATCAGGTTCATGGTTGGGCGGGCGTGATGCGCCAGGTGGCGTCCTTGTCGCCGCGTTCGAGTTTCAGGCCCAGCGCGGCGGCTTGTTGCACCAGCGCGGGCGTTTCGGCCACGCGCTGCGCCTGCTCGCCGGCATCGGCCAGGGTCAGCGTGAGGGCGTGGTCGGCGTAGGACAGGCGCGCGACGCGGTCGGCGGCGAAGGGCATGGCCTGGGCCGTGGCGCGCGCCAGCGGCAGGAAGTCGCCGGCCGACGACGAGCCCTGTCTGGCGAGCAGCGCGTCCAGCTCCTGGCGCGCCTGGCGCGCGGCATCCAGCACCACGGGCAGCCTGGGGTAGGCCTTCTGCACTTGTTCGCGCATCTGTGTCTGCAATGAGCGGGCCTCGCCGCGCAACTGCGCGGCATACAGGTTCAGGCCGCCCAGCCAGATCGCGCAGGCGATCGCGGTCCAGCGCCACACCGGA
The Achromobacter sp. AONIH1 DNA segment above includes these coding regions:
- a CDS encoding tripartite tricarboxylate transporter substrate binding protein, with the protein product MKTTLLTLGLGATLAGALALAMPADAQPAYPSRPITLVVPFPPGGATDALGRVIAQKLGQQLGQTIVVENRAGAGTAIGAGYVAKAAPDGYTLLVTSGTTFTVNPAIQSKLPYDPVQSFEPIGIAGRTGLALLANPHVPVKDLKELIAYVKARGAERPAYGSYGAGTTSHFVGEAFLAVAGIEMTHVPYKGSAPAMTDLIGGQIPFSIDTVAAALPQSKLGKVRVLAISAPGRSTFLPDVPTFAEQGYPSVVMDTWLMFAAPRGLPADVKNRLETALRTVVEAPDVRKSLEAQGFEPAFSDSAAGEALIRKELPLMRELAQRANIKLD
- the gcl gene encoding glyoxylate carboligase, translated to MAKMRAAMAAVLVLEKENVTQAFGVPGAAINPFYAALRERQSIAHVLARHVEGASHMAEGYTRAQAGNIGVCIGTSGPAGTDMITGLYSASADSIPILCITGQAPRARLYKEDFQAVDIESIAKPVTKWAVTVREPALVPRVLQQAFHLMRSGRPGPVLVDLPFDVQMAEIDFDIDTYEPLPVYQPRATRKQVEKALDMLAASDRPLIVAGGGVINADASAQLVELAELTGVPVIPTLMGWGAIPDDHPLMAGMCGLQTSHRYGNATLLASDFVLGLGNRWANRHTGSVETYVRGRKFVHVDIEPTQIGRVFNPDLGIVSDAGAALALFIEVARERKAAGRLRDYTEWAARCAERKRLMRRRTDFDNVPIKPQRVYEEMNAAFGRDTIYVSTIGLSQIAGAQFLHVYGPRRWINCGQAGPLGWTVPAALGVVAADPSRMVVGLSGDYDFQFMIEELAVGAQFNLPYVQVLVNNSYLGLIRQAQRGFDMDYCVQLAFENQNVSDPALQGYGVDHVQVIQGLGCKAIRVTDPGKLRASLLEAQALARKHRVPVVVEVILERVTNIAMGTEIDNIVEFEDIDCRHPEGAKGLAEAGLLA
- a CDS encoding LysR family transcriptional regulator — encoded protein: MDRIKALRLFTRVVDLGSFSRAALELGIGQPAATKQVARMEQELGARLLHRSTHGVSPTDVGIRYYEKCKLIVHHDEEARSVAALTQSQVQGTLRISTSVAFGRRVLAPMVLDFMRDHALLTVDLSFDDRYVNLVEQGVDVAVRMGRLADSSLGATYLGNSPWVVVASAAYLERRGAPVRPEALADHEALVYSTAQGDAIWHFAGGGAQTLAIPVRERLRSNNLSVLLGAARDGFGIAVLPRYVADEDLRRGAILPLLEDWRLPGQEIHAVYPSPRMVPAKVRELVAWLKGRFRDEWWRADVRGAAAGPAAAAGIVRGS
- the gspM gene encoding type II secretion system protein GspM, with protein sequence MNLIDKLHASWRASQQRYAPAVHRARQGWQALAPRERRLVLCAGAVLGAALVWTLLIEPPLKTLNQYRDELPKLRAQAAQVADLTAQADLLRRRAPAASSAMPAAEELAASLTRAGLLAEQWKLEPAEGKSPTLVLTVRQAPSSVLMNWLDGASRDWGLTVAGAELERAANPHGRPLPGLVNGRVTLAPAAGQAS
- a CDS encoding LysR family transcriptional regulator; translated protein: MNAQVLQEMAVRYFLEVARCGSVSVAAERLDVAPSAVSRQIARLERELGTLLFERRARGMMLNAAGELLAAHAKRAHQDMERVAGEIAGLRGLRRGLVRIACTEGFAHDFVPGAIAAFHEQHAGIRYTVDVCSQREVPQRVRDGTVDIGITLSLVSHRDVRVEWRMAAPVRAVVAAGHPLARQAELSLAQLMAYPLAVPHAESTLRQLIDISCSRQQLQFEPVFSSGSVNALVAFAAAGGGVAFCGELAIRHRLRWSQVAAVPLRDREMNERHFEVQTLAGRVLPEAVTAFVASLRQRLEADTAWEGADRGAA
- a CDS encoding amidase; the protein is MPLDDSLVGLTAVALRRLIGARQLSPVELLEACIARIEAVNPYVNAVTATAFERARQEARAAERAVMAGEALGLLHGLPLGVKDLEPTAGLLTTYGSPIYRDHIPAEDVTLVARLRRAGAIVAAKTNVPEMGAGANSRNAVWGATGNPFNPNLNAGGSSGGSAAALACDMLPVCTGSDTGGSLRIPAAKCGVVGFRPSPGVVPSVRKLLGWTPISVVGPMGRTVADACLQMAASAGPDAGDPLSYPLDPLQFLAPTAADLGRLRIGYSEDLGLCDLDDDIRVAFRAKIAAMRHLFAACDPVDIDFGDAHRCFDILRAEAFVAGMRDAYEKDPASLGPNPRANFEMGAAMSLKDCAWAQAEQTRLIKRFQRVYEDYDLIFTPTTPVSPFPWTQLYAQAINGRPQENYYRWLALTYVITLTTHPALTLPCGRDGHGMPFGLQIVGRFRGDREVLAAALGMEQAFSGIAELQRPRPDLHALKPADPPLRSIVSAPAPATSAPASGKTGIAAV
- a CDS encoding general secretion pathway protein GspN; protein product: MILPRPSRRGLILALACSVAALLAALSALPARWLLLAAPQGGIVSLADAGGTIWNGSAWIALGPPGARRVLPQALQWQWHWRTLEMELRHPWLQGPLRLSPGWTGATLSAQSLRAPAAALSALGSPWNTLAPQGTLELKWQTLPLGGRLPAGPLAELRWRDAATALAPVNPVGSYVLRLQGDGKSGGALALSTESGLLDVSGQGSLSPRGAKFQGRATYAPKADVAERAALDGLLSALGRRSEDVVTFGTGG